The window ATTTAGTCCAACAGCACTGAACTTCAATGTTTGTATCAAAAAAACGTTTGTCTGAttgttgaatcattcactcaggATCAATTCACCCAGGAACTAACAGCTGATATAGTTTTGCCTATAATTGGAGctattttaataggcctattgGGGGTTTCAAAAGATGTGCATTAAGTGTGAATGGTTGTGGATTCAAAGCTTgctctacatttttatttttttagtgaatGTCAGTAAATGAATATCCATAATGGCATTTCACATTCTATTTAAAAATTTCACtggaatgtatatatatatatatattgtgacgagcactcccagagtcctcccccggccccaccctctcccacattttgtcgtagagaatggcctgctgtattgtgtcgcccagcgtaggggggaggagaaaaagttactagttGTGCCTCGAGCCAAGACCGAGACGATTCTAGAGCTggcccattcccaccccatggcaggacacctcgcgGCAGCCAATACTGCTCAACGCATCCATGACCGCTTCCATTGGCCGGGCCTGGACGCCGAGGTAAAGCGGTTCTGCCAAgcctgcccgacctgtcaggccacATCGCCCCAgactcctccccccagcccgctcatcccgctgcctgtcatcgaggtgcccttcgagcgtattggaatggacatagtggggccattgccgaagtctgcccgagggcatgagcacatcctggtcatcgtcgactatgccacccggtacccagaagcagtccccctgcggaaggccaccgCGAAGTCCATCGCtcaggagctgtttctgctggccagccgagtcggcctcccctcggagatcctgactgaccagggaacccccttcatgtcccggctaatggctgacctctgccggctgctgcaggtgaagcagttgaggaccactgttTATCATCCCCAAACGCATGGcctcgtagagagatttaaccagaccctcaagcaaatgctcagacatgtggcggcggaggacaagcgggattgggacctcatgatcccctacgtgctcttTGGGATCTGCAaagttccccaggcctcaactggcttcacccccttcgagctcctgtttggccgtCAACCCCGGGGCTTCTTGGACATGAGAGCAGCAGCCGGCCCCGCATCGTACCGTCATCGAACATGTccggcaaatgagggaacggatcggccgagtgatgccgttagtccgggaacacctcaccagggcccaacAAGTGCAGCAACGTCATTACGACCGGGCAGCCCAACCacgggagttccaaccgggagaccgcatcatggtcctggtccccagctccgcctgcaagTTTTTGGCCTCCTGGAAGGGACCCTACTCGGTCGTGGAGAGGATTGGACCGGTCACTTACCGCCTGAGACAGCCGGGACAACAGCAGGCGGAGCAACTCTACCACATCAACCTcctaaagaaatgggtggggacccgggaccaagtagctgccctGAGCCTCACTGAGCCCGTGGTTGTAGATGtcaacccccacctttcggctgcccagaagatGGAGCTGCAGCACgtggtcagtcagttccaggatgtgttctcctctcagcccgggcagaccaacgtgcttcaacACCACATCAGGACGCCCCCAGGAGTTGTcgttaggcaacggccctaccgagtcccggaggctcgtcggcaggctattgaggaagaggtccaacagatgctaaagttgggggtaatagaaccatcccggagtccgtggtccagccccattgtgatggtcccaaagccggatggcACCCTCCGTTTTTGTAATGACTTCCGCTgcctgaacgaagtctccgaattcgacgggtaccccatgcctcgggtggacaaactgctggaccggctaggaagggcccggtatatcagcaccctagacctcaccaagggctattggcaggtaccactctccgaggccgccaagccgaaaacccccttctccacccccagtggccactggcagtaccggacccttccCTTCGGGCTACATGGGGCCCCAGCGACGTTCCAGTggatgatggacatcctcctgcggcctcaccaagcttacgcggccgcctacctggatgacgtcgTGGTCCACTCTGAGGTGTGGGACGAACATCTGGATCGTCTGCGGAGGGTGCTCTCATAGCTCTGGCGGGCTGGACTTACCGCCAACCCCCGATaatgccacctagccctctctgaggccaagtacctgggctaccAAGTCGGCTGAGGACTCATCCAGCCACAAGACAAGAAAGTTGAGGCCATCCACGCCGCCCCAAGACCCGagacaaagacccaggtacgagccttcttggggttggcgggttattaccgttgttttatccccaacttctcctctttagcgGCCCCCCTGACAGTGTGATGAGCACTCCCAgtggaatcagcgtcgccctggaaaccaaagcaaaacacctgcacgtcctcgtcacccaCTGAtcagtcacagctgctccccatcagccagcacatttaaAAGGAGCACATGTTACACTCAGAAGACGTTCTCGAACCGAATGCAACGCTGGTCTAACCCCTCTCTTCTATCTTCACAGAaggcagcgagtgaccgacagcctaCACACTGTGGAGcacgtcaggacacccactttccccttgattggcaccGAAGAGCACAGagagcacacgggaagcaccAACTACCTGAAAGcggatcaggacacttcaccaggcacccttcactattcaataaatccaccctccggggcatttaattcacgcacctcttgtcgagtggttcttcaccccgtgactatatatatatatatatatatatatatatatatatatatatatatatatatactgatagcCACCTTAAACCACAGGGGCTAAAGagaatgattaatgattaatcaAAGATTATCACAAATAGCTTTTGCAAAAGCTGAGAggtaaatagtaatatatataaggtgcacatatatatatgttttcacagtgaatctcaattttttttaatatttggtctgaaagatttgtttaatggcatctttCTATGAATTTGTGGGGATAAAATTAAGATTAATAGCCATTCAACATAATTGAAATCCAGGACGAAACTGCAAATTATCTGTTTTATTGATCATGTATTAACAATTACAGAAcataacaaatacacacaaatttAACTATAATATAACAACCTTCAAGATAACTTAAAACAATATTCACATAAACCcactatataataaatgtaacatttagccACGCCTTTTATAAAATATGCCTTGGCAATGTTTCAGAAAAGACTGTGTTAAAGttctttcagaaataaaaaaaaaataaaaaacattataatgtttttaactcacaatataataaacaagtataTACTGGTCAttgtgtatttataattttatgaataaataaattctaaatgttTAGACTTGTTTAATGCAATGCCTCGTagcataaattaaacaaaatacctTGCATATTTTGTGTACCAGGCTGATGGGCTTATACAAGCACCCACCCACTATGCTGtcctgtatataaaaataaaaaaattaaaattgtatcaTAAAACATGCTCCTGTGGGGATACATTTTAGCCAGTGTATTAAGgatgttttatgttttctaaGAATAGCTTGATAATACATCTGCAGTAAAGTCTCAGTCGGGGTCTTTTGTTTAACCAGACGACAAAGGTTTGTTATTTTATGTGCGACTGTTGAAAATGTGCTGCTGGAACACTAAGAGCCTCTAAATTAGAGAGAGGACTGTATTAGGCGAATGGCATGGATGCtttcacacaaagacacacacacacaaaagtaagCACAGTCTGGCAAAGGGAGACACCGTCAGATCATCCTTCCTTTCAGTGTTTAAAAATACACCCACATTAACTTTTTTCTGAACCGTTAGTTTAGCTCTGGCACGTACATGTGGCACAGCGTGTCTCGCTCAGAGGAGGAATGTTCTTTGCAATTGCTGGAAAGATAAGTACATGCAATAAATAAAAGGACCATGATCTCTCCCTTTATAAATTGTccaaattgtaaaaatgaatgttAAGAAGTTATGTGTGaatttgtttacatgttttcAGGCTTCACACATTTACtgcatattaaagggttagttcacccaaaaatgaaaattatgtcattaagaacccttatgctgttccaaacatgtactGTAAAGCCTcgttttatcttcagaacacagtttaagatatttagatttagtctgagacctctcagtcccttcattgaagctgtgtgtacagtatactgtccatgtccagaaaggtaagaaaaacatcatcaaagtagtccatttgacatcagatGGTCCGCTGGAATTTTTTgaggcatcgaaaatacattttggtccaaaaatagcaaaaacgacgactttattctgcattgtcttctcttccgtgtctgttgttagagagagttcaaatcaaagcagtctggatatccggttcgcaaacgaatcgttcagttcaccaaatcgaactgaatcgttttaaaaggttcgcatctctaatgcgcattaatccacaaatgacttaagctgtttttgggcgaactaaccctttaactgttaTGTTTTGGAGCAGATCACCATTGGAATCCACACAGGGGAGGTGGTCACAGGAGTCATAGGTCAAAGAATGCCCCGTTACTGCCTGTTTGGAAACACGGTCAATCTAACAAGTCGCACAGAGACCACAGGAGAGAAAGGAAAGATAAATGTGTCGGAGTACACATACAGGTGAGAAAAATTACATAaatctgcactgtaaaaaaatatttctcgAAGTTGTAAATGATTGGagtacgttttacaagaaaatgctatTCCAGTTATCCAATGTGTTAACTGTTTTGGGAATTATATTAAGAGCCAGGTTTACTAACAGCTTGTGCCAGCGCAAACattcttttggcattaaaaaagtcccgtcaggatttactaaagatgcGCATTGAAGAATTAGTTCTGAAAAGGCATGGACTCAGTTATTTTTGCgcctgaccttattgaatatgcatttctaGGAGGTTCCTTTTCAGACGTgaaatttatgggaggagagtattaaaaGCAATCACTCAATGCGATTTACTAACTTTTGCACTCttcaaattactggtatttgcgccattatttaacacccaaaaaagcatgtcttaaagcagACAGTAATTTGGAAAGCTATTGGTGGATTCCACTGGTCATCATGGAAATTATCTGGCTGCGTCTtatgggtgtactcacactaggtacggttgccatgaaccaggcccgagtacgattgtctcccctccccactccccctctggcctgcactcacatatagagTTTCAGCATttgtgccggagcacgcttacgtcattatggtgcgatggtttcgggataaacaggaagagcggcgctctctgaacacaatagccccatttccactgtcgggccagtgcgagccagggcttaaagcgggccgggcggggctcatagccccgggccagaagcaccgaggccagaatagcacagggtttccacagtggagcttgaagcaccgctgcacgtcactaaaacacgccctttacacgcctctcagaacaacgtcatgcaacctcaaaatttcaccaacaaagagaagttatcagaaaactaagaaataagtcactggaacatgtgcgatcacaaaacgaagatgataaaagcggcagtttgtttgaatgctttgttatatattcaaattcaaaagcatcgatgttttaactatagaataagtgatacattgatcatattgtttaaatttatcaggactcaaaattattcacacataaatacacttaattctattttatttattaatttttaacgctcatgaaaatagcctgcttattcagtcgagtctgtttctgtttattagccacagtagccatcatatttagaatgaatgataatatctctatttttataaaagctcccgaacaaaaaacattaggctatattcttttatgataggcaacgtgagataaactctcgaaacgaggcttgtgacagataatattaagttacttaataaatacacgactgtgatatagaataagaagctgacgtaatttcttcaagcggtcatattttaccatgtttactatggtaacatgtttagcgtgcatatctttttcatcgcttataaatatttctgccttgtatggtgattataatccacattggatcaagttatttcaatcactcgctgctgactgaaagagagttttgagctcaacttattttaaaacgtctttaatgctggtgttacagctgttatctttctgaaatgatccgcactgacgctctctagacacggagaaactccgcctttgttcataacccctcctctagccccagctggcccgctttggcccaaggttttcgtcgggccgaaaaaacctggccgttggccctgAGGAAGCCCTGGCGAGGCACGATCAatccccggaagtgacagtggaaacgcggctggccctggcacgcactagcacgcccggtcctagctcgatagtggaaacacggctaatggagtccatcgctctgttatctttgtggataattttgtgtcatttggtccacagccctctcacagcctgttgttaaacagatgtgtcgccttagtggcgcgaaaattttcacgtaatcgtgctgctcgtatgaggatgtttgcagcTGAGGTGCCAggccagctgaagtgcagcaaggactttgcagtttttagtttttatgcgttttgcacttctgccgtagaccaaagcgaccctttccctggcaggttggttttggagcgtcgcaaaaccgtgacgcaatgcgtccttttccgtgctccggcacggttagcgctcacactgcatgcgaaccgcgcccgagtccaactgaaccgtgccctggcccacctcttccaagcgggccagggccggctaatcgagccgcgcccgggcacagTTTGGAGCACttacactagtcaaacgaaccacgctttggtggtcaaacgcactcgggcacggttcaaactggctagtgtgagtacacccataTGTTGTTTAATGTGcacattgtcagtaaatcacccCATCAACACTTTTATGGAATTGCGCTCTAACGCTAAATTGCCCTGTTAAGTAAATCTGTCCCTAAGAATTTATGAGTGTGAAGTGTTTCTACACCAATTTTGATTGTTTACACTGtgtttatattttctgaaatatttagtGTAcaattaatatacttttaaaaggttactacaaacactgtaaaaagtaGTACCCTGTAACAATGCACAgagcacatactgtatatatatttttccatgggTGAAAGCATGTAAAGGGTACAGGGTACTACCGTTTACagtgttttttaataaacttctAAAAAGTATATTCATTGTACACTGactatttcataaaatataaacactGTGAAAAAAAGTCAACTATTAAGTTAgccaaagttttttttgtttttttgtttttacttctgTATCCCCTGTACAGGATATAAAATCAgaaataatcaattaataaaattatgacaACCAACATGAATTTTAATAATACACTACACTAGACTAGACTAGAAACTAATTTGTgagattagtatatatatatatatatatatatatatatatatataatacagcatATTTGTGTGAATAAATTGAATGCTgttattgtgttgttttgtttcagGTGTTTGAAGTCAGTGGAAAACGCTGATCCGCAGTTTCATTTGGAGTACAGAGGACCTGTAACcatgaaaggaaaaaaagaaccAATGAAAGTGTGGTTTCTCTCACGCAAGACCTAACAGACACGCCATAGAGCCGCAGTGGTGCAATTTTTATTGTGTTCTCAGCGAATTTCTTCTTTCTGAAATCTATACAGTAAATAGGAGTGTACTTCGCTTTCTTCATTAAGATCATTTTTATTCTTCAACTCTCAAATTAAGTGTGTTCTTTAGTGACCCCTGCATTTCAAGTGCCAATTATCTCTCATTCACAGATAATGACAACATATGGGGAAAAGGGTATTACATAGCTAAAGATAAACAGCTCTACACTTTTTATGTAGAAATATGGAAATGACTGTCCATTTGATATTAATCATACTAATCGAATGCCAGctattgaatatatttaataaaatagcaCTTCAGAATAAAACTGGAACATGGTACAAATACACTATGCAATGTGCAGACATGCTCATCACTGTTTGTTTTCATCTTGCtttatttatagtaaataaaGTGACAGTATTTACAGTAGATCACTACAAAGTCCAGAATTTTTTTTCCAtaactgagcaaaaaaaaaaaaaacttttctcttTGTATTAAGTACTATATGTCTGagtattgatatttaatattaagaaCACTACAGCTTAAAAATAGCtttaacatttgtttgtttgtttgtttgttataaatgcactcaataattaacaaattaacctTCTGTGTTCAGAATCACGGCACATTTTGTTACTGTACCAATGTATTATATTGGAAATACTCTTTTTAACCATAATTAAATATGCTTGACTGAATTAGTTTTTCATGTTTCAGCGGATCATGatgctttaaataataaaaatgcctgCACATTGGAATCATATTTACAATCTCACATTGCATCAGAGAAATTGTTTAACCTGTGCATATAAGTTATTTTATGATCACaatttacaatacatttacaCTAATGTTCTTGTGTTACTAGTAGTTATTGCATCAATGAATCGACTCTAAACAATTTTTTAagtgatattaattatttaaaatgtggaTATATTTCATTGGTGTGAAAGTTTGTATTCATTGTCACAGATCTTTTTATCGGAAATCTATCATGTCACCTGCTTTTATGTACACCTCTgtttgcagcatttatttaagtcttgtattaaaatattatttaaaagatttgCATAGtctaattttttgtttgtgttgtaggATAAAAACAAAATACCATTGTAATAATAGCATTGCTACTGGgagtttttcttttataaaataaaaaatatttagtagcCTTCATGAGTATGTCATTGTAATGCCTCTAAACATATTCGTAAGTCTGTCTTGCTGCTCTAAATACATGGTcatattgtcaaaaaaaaaatatataagcaaAGTCAAATCTAAAATCATTGTTTTTAGTAAAGTCAGACACAGACCCTCGGGCTCAGTCTCTTTACAGACAGTGTGTTATGAaaagaaacattaacaaaaaGTATAAATGTCAGGAATGTACAGATTGATTAAATATACTGAAGGGGTTTATTTTCTGGAAATTGTGAAAATGCTTACTGGGATCATAATTTTTACTGCTTAAATTTAAGCAAAAACTCTTCAACAATATGAGCAGGCTAATGTATTATCATCACCAGGGacaaaatgtaccttttttttaCTGTCAGACATTAACAAATACTAAAGCAATAAGCCTGCTCCTCACACATGAATGTGAGTCACTCTCCAAGAGTCTCTCGTCTAATATTGGAGCAACTGTCTCCTTCTTGTGGTATGAATATGTAACTACTTTGTTGCTTAGATctgaaaattaatacaaaatttacTTTACTGCAATTTATAGTTCACCTTGGACTTTGAAGACACTATAACaccaatattttcaatatttccaCTTCCCATATTAGAGAAATcaacatttatatgtatattacagATTATGTAGTTGATCATTAACTTCTGGACATAAACTTTGCTAGCAATTACTACTTTCTCTGTAGTAAAATACAACAACATGGCAAGTTCACCACTAATTATGTCATAAAAAGATTGAAACATCATTTGTCTAAGCTAAGAGTCAATGGGAAGATAATTGATGCCCTAGTGATAGAGTTCAAGTTCACAAGAAAATTGGATTACAGCAACCTAGCATGACTTCATCCTGATTAATAAACAACCTTTCATGTTTCATAGAattgtgcagaaaaaaaagataatcttAAAGTCTATGAATCACAGAAGCCTCAAAAAAGCACATGACTTGTAAAATCACAtattatgcagaaaaaaaaaatattgtgcataaAACACTGATGTTGGggtgagtaatattttatttttttatttttttaagtataagtcGTGACATTTTgctaagtatggtaacccatactctgaactggtgctctgcatttaatccatccaaatgcacacacacagcagttaggAGGGTACACAACGTGAACACGCACCaccgagcagtgggcagctatttttttatatattttttacacacacacacacacacacagctacaacTCCTGCCGGCAGTGAGACTTAAACCTGGAACCTTCGGGTTTTatccaaagatttttttttttttttaccaatataaGATCACTGTTGTTTTGTTAAAACCATTCATTATTTTGCAGACAAACATATGACCACAACTTTGTGAACTTTTTTAAACCTTGAATATGATAGATTAGTTCAGTTTTTCTTATCTTCTCTTTCAATGGGACGATACCAAAGGTCTTCAAAGGTCTTCTTATATTGCCCTTTTGTGAGATTAAGACCGAGGTAATGATAAAATAAACCATTATCAGAGATTATCATATCTCTTTCTATCTCTTTATCATGTCTTGGTGTCTCCAGATCAAACTTCCACACCACATGTTtgtgctttgatttttttttattggcaagTCTTGTCGAGTTATCAGTAAATATGCCACAGCTCTTTTCACTCAATAATTGAATCACTGTAAGCACTAACAGTGAATAATTTTCAGTAAACCGGTGAGTCAGGTCAAACATGATGAGTTTCGCCTTTCGCAGTTCTCAACATGTTTAATACATGTCAAATTACGCTTGCTAAAATTCATTTCCAAAATACACCCCTCAGTTCTTGCAACATAAACCACAACGACTGAACAGACACACCCTACAGTTTAAACAGCAAACAATTCAAACAAAAGCAGGACTTTGTGTGTGACCAACAAAGACGCTACAGCAATGTGAATATTTGACCACACAATACAAGTGAGTGCTTGTTCTTATGGAATGACTTGAAGCCTCCACTCTGTTGCACAATTAATGAAGATGCAAGGCATGCTGGGATGTGTAATGTAAAGCCTGGAGGGAGGGTGAGATTTATACTAGGTGAGCTTTACTCAGCCACATCAGCATGAAGATAATACTAAGATAAGACAGCGTGCTGTCACTTGCACAGGTATAAAAGATAGGCACAGGGTAAAGTTAAGTCGCCGTCAGAATCACAGCAGACTGTCTGTCATCATGACCTTCAACGGGACCTGGAAAGTCGACCGCAATGAGAACTATGAGAAGTTCATGGAAGAAATGGGTAAGTGGACACAGGAATTTCTAATTGTTGAATCCGAGATCAAACGGTGCAAGATTCTTTGAATTTCAGTCAGTCAGTCTTTCagtcagtcattatttataaggtGCACATGAACTGCATATTTTCAACAGGCATCAACATGGTTAAAAGGAAACTAGCTTCTCATGACAACCTGAAGATCACACTGGAGCAGACCGGAGACAAGTTCCACGTGAAGGAAGTCAGCACTTTCCGCACACTGGAAATTGACTTTACTCTGGGTGTCACCTTTGACTATTCTCTGGCAGACGGCACTGAGCTCACAGTAAGTTCAACAATCTTAGGTGTTTTCAGTCTTATATACTCTAAAGGTTCCTGATTCCATAAAGtccct is drawn from Carassius gibelio isolate Cgi1373 ecotype wild population from Czech Republic chromosome B1, carGib1.2-hapl.c, whole genome shotgun sequence and contains these coding sequences:
- the LOC127949157 gene encoding fatty acid-binding protein, intestinal, producing MTFNGTWKVDRNENYEKFMEEMGINMVKRKLASHDNLKITLEQTGDKFHVKEVSTFRTLEIDFTLGVTFDYSLADGTELTGSWVMEGDMLKGTFTRKDNGKVLITTRKIIGDELVQSYTYEGVEAKRIFKRS